The proteins below are encoded in one region of candidate division WOR-3 bacterium:
- a CDS encoding DNA polymerase III subunit alpha, whose translation MLRERQKVDFVHLHNHSEYSLLDGATRIEDMVQLAKEMGMEAVALTDHGGMFGVIKFYQAAQRAGVKPIIGAEVYIAPRHRQEKEHHIDVPEASFHLTLLCANETGYRNLIKLVSLGYLEGFYYKPRVDKELLAKYHSGLIALSGCLKGEVNWYLLRQDIDSAMRAAASYQEIFGRENFYLEVMRTGLPEQEKIIPDIVDISRALDIPIVATNDCHYLKPEDARAQDVLVCLQTNKRLKDKERLRLAGNGFYFRSGAEMLELFKDLPEAVSNTRAVAEKCECVLNLENRQFHLPAFKPPAEFEDEFRYLTHLVNEGVRQRYRTPTREIEERLKHELEVINRMGFAGYFLIVHDIVHFAKMKGIRVGPGRGSAGGSLVLYCLGVTEIDPLKYGLLFERFLNPERITLPDVDIDFADSRRQEVIDYIRSRYGEDSVTQIITFGTLGSRAVIRDVGRVLDIPIAEVDPIAKQIPPGSELATALKEVPELQFLIRSKPEYQQMWEIALKLEGLCRHASVHASAVVITPRPLLELIPLYKVPGGETCTQYDMYTLDDIGILKMDILGLRTLTVIDEAEKLIQQHTPGFRIENLDYSDRRTYELLQQGETVGLFQLESAGMRDLCKRSRPEKLEHIIDLIALFRPGPMDLIPEYIERKKDPTKIKYDHPDLEDFCKETYGIIIYQEQVMQAAQALAGYTLGQADILRRAMGKKKPAEMAAQRETFIAGCEKKKGLPRERAQAIFDLLEKFAGYGFNKSHATGYACLSYITAYLKANYPKEFIAASLTSELGDTDKLAKFISEARRMGIKVLGPDINHSAAQFTIEKDAVRYGLAGVKNVGVNAAEVIVAERQEKGPYENLLDFLVRTRGKVNRKAVESLIKAGAFDTFNPNRTQLLAELEPLMTKAASEKLLLYERQFQLFGPAQEESTSLSETEKTTPTADIITYEKESFGFYFSSHPLEHYRLEYNALALTPIAELENLEEGKPVAIGGIISSRKVRKDRRERDYFILTIEDFNSAIEVMVFNNVLETCRELLKPDSMVIVQGKVKMRAGGDNSTTGGIPQLWADSIYPFDRAYEFIRKIVLELFETELGDSLIAKIRETLSAFPGETPVVLHLTKSDNEKRRLLLKKYPVRLEPKLIAALTSVVGPDRVKLIGSLPQLETRDYPGTGKKRR comes from the coding sequence ATGCTTAGAGAAAGACAGAAAGTCGACTTTGTCCATCTCCATAACCATTCTGAGTACAGTCTGCTGGACGGAGCAACGCGCATTGAAGACATGGTGCAACTGGCAAAGGAAATGGGGATGGAAGCGGTGGCACTAACTGACCATGGTGGTATGTTCGGAGTTATAAAATTTTACCAGGCAGCGCAACGGGCAGGTGTGAAACCAATTATCGGCGCCGAGGTTTACATTGCTCCGCGCCACCGACAAGAAAAAGAGCATCACATCGATGTTCCGGAGGCAAGTTTTCATCTTACTCTTCTTTGCGCGAACGAAACCGGCTATCGCAACTTAATCAAACTTGTATCACTGGGTTATCTCGAAGGCTTTTATTATAAACCACGCGTCGATAAAGAACTTTTAGCAAAGTACCATTCAGGACTAATTGCCCTATCCGGTTGTTTGAAAGGCGAGGTCAACTGGTATCTGTTGCGCCAGGATATTGATTCAGCAATGCGCGCCGCCGCCAGTTACCAGGAAATATTTGGTCGGGAAAACTTCTATCTTGAAGTAATGCGCACCGGCCTCCCCGAACAAGAAAAGATTATACCGGACATTGTGGACATAAGCCGCGCTCTGGACATCCCGATTGTCGCAACCAACGATTGCCACTACCTAAAACCAGAAGATGCCCGGGCGCAGGATGTTTTAGTGTGTTTGCAGACGAACAAGAGGCTAAAAGACAAGGAGCGATTGCGCCTCGCGGGCAACGGATTCTATTTCCGCAGTGGCGCCGAAATGCTCGAACTGTTCAAAGACCTACCCGAGGCGGTTTCCAACACCAGGGCGGTGGCGGAAAAGTGTGAGTGCGTACTCAATCTTGAAAACCGACAATTCCACCTACCCGCATTCAAGCCCCCAGCGGAGTTTGAAGATGAGTTTCGCTATCTCACCCATCTGGTCAATGAAGGGGTGCGACAACGTTATCGCACTCCAACACGGGAAATTGAAGAGCGGCTAAAACACGAACTGGAAGTGATTAACCGGATGGGCTTTGCCGGCTACTTTTTAATAGTCCACGACATTGTCCATTTTGCCAAAATGAAAGGAATTCGTGTCGGACCCGGTCGCGGTTCTGCTGGAGGTTCACTCGTTCTTTACTGCCTCGGTGTTACCGAAATCGACCCATTGAAATACGGGTTGCTCTTTGAGCGGTTTTTAAACCCCGAACGAATAACTTTACCCGATGTCGATATCGACTTTGCTGATAGCCGGCGCCAGGAGGTAATTGATTACATCCGTTCTCGCTATGGAGAAGATTCGGTTACTCAGATCATAACCTTTGGGACATTAGGCTCGCGAGCGGTAATCCGTGATGTGGGTCGGGTTCTCGATATCCCGATTGCCGAAGTCGACCCTATCGCCAAGCAAATCCCACCGGGCAGTGAACTCGCCACTGCTCTAAAAGAGGTTCCCGAACTCCAGTTTCTCATCCGCTCTAAACCTGAATACCAGCAAATGTGGGAGATTGCTTTAAAACTCGAAGGTTTGTGTCGCCATGCTTCAGTCCATGCTTCCGCGGTCGTAATCACCCCGCGTCCCCTTCTTGAACTTATCCCGCTTTATAAAGTGCCCGGTGGTGAAACCTGCACCCAGTACGATATGTATACTCTGGATGACATCGGTATCCTCAAGATGGACATACTCGGCCTGAGGACCCTTACAGTAATTGACGAAGCGGAAAAACTGATACAACAACACACCCCGGGATTCCGCATCGAGAACTTGGACTATTCGGACCGGCGCACCTATGAACTTTTACAGCAGGGAGAAACAGTAGGGCTATTCCAGCTGGAATCGGCCGGGATGCGCGACCTGTGTAAACGGAGCCGACCGGAAAAACTGGAGCATATAATTGACCTAATCGCCTTGTTCCGTCCCGGACCGATGGATTTGATCCCTGAATACATCGAACGAAAAAAAGACCCCACCAAAATCAAGTACGACCATCCAGACCTTGAAGATTTCTGTAAAGAAACCTACGGTATTATCATCTATCAGGAGCAGGTAATGCAAGCGGCACAGGCTCTTGCCGGCTACACTCTGGGGCAAGCCGACATTCTGCGCCGCGCTATGGGCAAGAAAAAACCGGCGGAAATGGCAGCACAGCGCGAAACATTTATTGCCGGGTGTGAAAAGAAAAAGGGGCTTCCCCGTGAACGCGCCCAGGCAATTTTTGACCTGCTGGAGAAATTCGCCGGCTACGGGTTTAACAAATCCCATGCTACTGGTTACGCCTGCCTTTCCTATATCACCGCCTATCTCAAAGCCAACTATCCTAAGGAGTTCATCGCCGCATCATTGACCAGTGAACTGGGTGACACCGACAAACTGGCAAAGTTCATCAGCGAAGCACGTCGCATGGGTATAAAGGTACTGGGTCCTGATATTAACCACAGCGCCGCGCAATTTACAATTGAAAAGGATGCTGTGCGCTATGGTCTTGCCGGTGTGAAAAATGTCGGTGTTAATGCCGCTGAGGTAATCGTTGCTGAACGGCAGGAAAAAGGACCTTACGAAAATTTGCTTGACTTTCTCGTCCGCACTCGGGGCAAGGTCAATCGTAAAGCGGTCGAATCGTTAATCAAAGCCGGCGCCTTTGACACCTTCAACCCCAATCGCACCCAGCTCCTCGCCGAATTGGAACCGTTAATGACCAAGGCGGCTTCCGAAAAACTGTTGCTTTACGAGCGACAGTTTCAACTCTTTGGTCCAGCCCAGGAAGAAAGCACTTCACTTTCGGAAACGGAGAAGACTACACCAACCGCTGATATCATAACCTATGAAAAGGAGTCCTTCGGTTTTTACTTTTCGTCGCATCCGCTCGAACACTACCGACTGGAATACAACGCCCTCGCGCTCACTCCCATCGCCGAATTGGAAAATCTTGAAGAAGGAAAACCGGTGGCAATTGGTGGTATCATCTCCAGCCGCAAGGTTCGCAAAGACCGCCGGGAACGGGACTACTTCATCCTCACAATAGAGGATTTCAACTCCGCCATTGAGGTAATGGTGTTTAACAATGTACTGGAAACCTGCCGCGAATTACTCAAACCGGACAGTATGGTCATCGTTCAGGGCAAGGTTAAAATGCGTGCCGGCGGCGACAACTCGACAACAGGTGGCATTCCCCAGTTGTGGGCAGACAGCATTTACCCTTTCGACCGTGCCTATGAATTTATCAGGAAAATCGTTCTCGAACTGTTCGAAACAGAACTGGGCGACAGTCTAATTGCCAAAATACGGGAAACCCTTAGTGCCTTCCCCGGTGAAACACCGGTCGTGCTGCATCTTACTAAATCTGATAATGAAAAAAGGCGCCTGTTGTTAAAAAAGTACCCGGTACGACTTGAACCAAAACTCATTGCCGCGCTTACCAGTGTTGTCGGTCCGGACCGGGTGAAATTAATCGGCAGCCTACCCCAATTAGAAACCCGCGATTACCCGGGTACCGGAAAGAAACGGCGTTAA